AAACCAAAAGAACCAAAGAGCACTCTTGCATCAATGGGAATCTATATTTTTAAATGGGATTTATTAAAACAATATTTAATTGAAGATGAAAAAGATCCAAACTCAAGTAATGACTTTGGTAAAAACATAATTCCTAATCTTTTAAATGATCATAAAAAACTTATGGCATATCCATTTAAAGGATACTGGAAAGATGTTGGAACTATAGAAAGTTTCTGGGATGCTCATATGGATCTATTAAAACCAGATAATGAATTAAATATTTTTGATAAGAACTGGAAAATAAACACTCGTCAAGGTGTATATCCACCATTATATGTAAGTGACGATGCAATAGTTTTAAGTTCACTTGTAGATAAAGGGTGTGAAATAGAAGGAGAAGTTAGAAACTCTGTAATATTCCCTGGAGTAAAAATTGGAAAAAATAGTAAAGTTATCAATTCAGTAGTAATGCAAAACACTATAATTGAAGAAAACGTTATTATCAACAAAGCTATCATTGCTAATGATGTAACTGTTAAGAAAAACACAGTAATTGGTGACGATGAACATATTGCAATAATAGGACAAGGAAAAACAGTAAAAAGTGAAGCTATAAAATAGGCTTGCGAGGGAGGAAATTATTATGCTAAATAACTATATGGCTATAATATTTTTAGCCGAATCTTTAGATAATATCAGATCACTTACAAAAATGAGACCACTTGCTTCTCTTCCAGTTGGAGGAACTTATAGAATAATAGATTTTTCATTATCAAATCTTGTAAATGCAGGAATTAGAAATGTTGGAATATTTGGTGGAAATGAAGATCTTAACTCATTAACTGACCATATAGGAAGAGGAACTGAATGGGATTTAGATAGAAAAAAAGATGGAATATTCATCTTTAAACAAATGGCAGACTCAACTTACTCTACAAATATAAAAAGAGTAAAGAAAAATATGGAATACTTCTTCCGTAGTAAACAACAAAATGTTGTTGTAATGAGTTCTCATATGATTTGTAATATAGATATTGCAGATGTAGTAAAAAAACATGAAGAAAGCGGAAAAGATGTAACTTTAGTTTATAAAACAGTAGATAATGCTAACTCAAGATTTGACAACTGTGATAGTGTTAAATTAGGAGAAAATGGAGAAATTACTGGAATAGGACAAAACTTATTCTTCAAAAAAGATGAAAATATCTCTCTAGAAATCTTTGTATTGAAAAAAGAATTACTAATTAAATTAATTTGTGATGGAATTCAAAATGGAGCTTACTATACAGTAAGAGATCTAATCTCTAGAAATGTTGGAAGAGTTTCTATTAATGGATATGAATTTAAAGGATACTTAGCATGTATCAACTCAACTAAAGAGTACTTTGACTTCAATATGGATCTATTAAATAAAGAAGTTAGAGATGATGTATTTAAGAAAGATGATAGAAATATCTTTACTAAAACAAAAGATACTCCACCTTCAATGTTTAAAAAATCAGCTCAAGTTGTAAATTCTATTATTGCTAATGGATGTATATTAGGAGGAGAAGTTAAAAACTCTATCCTTGCTAGAGGAGCAGTTGTAGAAGAAGGAGCAATAGTTGAAGATAGTATAATTCTTCAAGATAGTGTTGTAAAAGCAGGAGCAGTATTAAAAAATATTATAGTTGATAAAAATAATGTTATCAAATGTAATGAAAAACTTATTGCTTCTAAAAACTATCCATTAGTTATAGAAAAAAGTGTTAAATGGGATGTTGAACACTATAAAGATTTATTAGACTATTTAAAGGGAAAAGAGTAGGTTTTAAAGCAAAAGGAGGGTAGTAAATGAAGATACTTTTTGCAACTGGAGAAGCATGGCCTTTTGTAAAAACAGGGGGACTAGGAGACGTAGCTTATTCTCTACCAAAAGCACTGAAAAAAGAGAAAATAGATGTTAGAGTTATCATGCCTAAATATGGGAATATACCTGAAAAATATAGAAATGAGATGAAACATCTAGGAGATAAACAAATTTGGGTAGCTCACCACAATGAGTATGTAGGAATAGATAGTTATGAATTAGAAGGAGTAACTTACTATTTTGTTGACAATGAAAGATATTTTAAGAGAGATAAAGTCTATGGTGAGGGAGATGATTGTGAAAGATTCACATTCTTTGCTAAAGCTGTAGTTGAAACTTTCTATATAACTGGATTTGAACCAGATATCATTCATTGTAATGACTGGCATACAGGACTTGTGCCAATCTACTTAAAAGAACGTGGATTAAATGATATAAAAACTATCTTTACTATTCATAATCTTAGATTCCAAGGATTCTTCTTTAATAATGTAATTGAGAACACATTAGAAATAGATAGAAACAAATATTTCCAAGAAGATGGAATTAAATATTATGATATGATCTCTTTCTTAAAAGGAGGAGTAGTTTATTCTGATTTTGTTACTACAGTTAGTGACTCATATGCAGAAGAGATTAAAACTCCAGAATTAGGAGAGGGATTAGATGGTCTATTTAGAAAATTTGACTATAAATTAAAAGGAATTGTAAATGGAATAGATGGTAATGTATATAAAGTTCCTAGAAAAGGTAAGAAAAGATTAAAAGCTGAATTACAAGAAAAATTAGGATTGAAAAAAGAGCCAGATGTTCCATTAGTTGCAATAATCACTAGATTAGATAGACAAAAGGGAATAGATATGATTGCTGAAGTCTTTGATAAGATGATGGACTTAGGAATTCAATTTATTCTTTTAGGAAATGGTGAACCTAAATATGAAGATTTCTTTAAATGGAAAGAGAGACAATATCCAGGAAAGGTTTGCTCATATATAGGATTTAACCAACCACTTTCAATAGATATTTATAGTGGAGCAGATATGTTCCTAATGCCTTCAATTTTTGAACCTTGTGGATTATCTCAAATGATAGCAATGAGATATAGTTGTGTTCCTATTGTTAGAGAAACTGGAGGTTTAAAAGATACTGTAACTCCATATAATGAGTTTACAGGAGAGGGAGATGGATTTGGATTTAAAAATGTAAGTGGAGAGGAACTATTAAAAACTTTAGAATATGCAATCTCTGTTTATAAAGATAAACCTCAATGGGAAAAAGTTGTTAAAAATGCTAAAGCAAGAGATAACAACTGGGATACTTCTGCTAAGAAATATATAGAACTATATAAAAAAGTAGAAGAGTAATTAATAAAAATTAAATAGTAATTTTATAGAGCTGTAATAGATTGGAGAATCAATCTATATGGCTCTATTTTTTATATTTGTTAAACTATAATTTCCAAAAGTAGAGGAGTGTAAACGACTACTACTTTTGAGACGCAGAAACGAAGTTTCTGTGATCCTTAAATTTCTATTAACAAAACTTATATTTTTTAATACTCCTAATATCAGCTAAATGTAATTTGGAGAAGAATATTAGAGAGAGTCACGAAATCTGACGCTAAAAATTCCGACGTGTTTGAGACGAAGTCGAGTTTCGGAATTTTAGTCAGATGAGTATTACTCTCTCTTTATTCTTTGACATGGAATTTAGCTGATATTTAAAAGAAATAGAGATAACTAAACTTGACTAATAATCGCTAATGCAAAGGAACTTTGCTGTAAAACTAACGATATATTAGAGAACCTAGCTTAGCTAGATAAATTATAGTTTAATAAATAAAAAATGCCAAAAAGAGAAAACTCTCTTTTCAGCATTTATAAATCTTTTAAAATTAGTTTTTAAAGCTATGGATAGGAGCAGGAACTCTTCCACCTCTATTAACAAATTTTTCACAACTAAATTTATTAACAGCCATTATTGGAGCATATCCTAAAAGTCCACCAAATTCAACTTGATCTCCTACATCTTTTCCAACTACTGGGATAAGTCTAGCAGCAGTTGTTTTATTGTTTACCATTCCAATTGCTGCTTCGTCAGCTATAATTCCTGAAATAGTTGCTGCTGATGTATTTCCAGGGATAGCAATCATATCAAGTCCAACTGAACATACACAAGTCATAGCTTCAAGTTTTTCTAATGTAAGTGCTCCTAATTCTGCAGCTTCAATCATGGCATGATCTTCACTTACAGGGATGAAAGCTCCACTTAGTCCTCCAACATATGAAGATGCCATAACTCCACCTTTTTTAACATTATCGTTAAGAATAGCAAGTGCAGCAGTTGTTCCTGGTGCTCCAGCTTGTTCTAATCCCATTTCTTGGAATATCTCTGCAATACTAT
This sequence is a window from Fusobacterium varium. Protein-coding genes within it:
- a CDS encoding glycogen synthase; this translates as MKILFATGEAWPFVKTGGLGDVAYSLPKALKKEKIDVRVIMPKYGNIPEKYRNEMKHLGDKQIWVAHHNEYVGIDSYELEGVTYYFVDNERYFKRDKVYGEGDDCERFTFFAKAVVETFYITGFEPDIIHCNDWHTGLVPIYLKERGLNDIKTIFTIHNLRFQGFFFNNVIENTLEIDRNKYFQEDGIKYYDMISFLKGGVVYSDFVTTVSDSYAEEIKTPELGEGLDGLFRKFDYKLKGIVNGIDGNVYKVPRKGKKRLKAELQEKLGLKKEPDVPLVAIITRLDRQKGIDMIAEVFDKMMDLGIQFILLGNGEPKYEDFFKWKERQYPGKVCSYIGFNQPLSIDIYSGADMFLMPSIFEPCGLSQMIAMRYSCVPIVRETGGLKDTVTPYNEFTGEGDGFGFKNVSGEELLKTLEYAISVYKDKPQWEKVVKNAKARDNNWDTSAKKYIELYKKVEE
- a CDS encoding glucose-1-phosphate adenylyltransferase, with amino-acid sequence MKKKSIIAMILAGGQGSRLLDLTEKIAKPAVAFGGKYRIIDFALSNCSNSGIDTVGVLTQYEPHVLNDHIGIGSPWDLDRMDGGVTVLQPHTKKNDEGGWYKGTANAIYQNIRFIDKYEPENVLILSGDHIYKMDYDKMLKFHKENDADATIGVFNVPLKDAPSFGIMNTNPDYSIYEFEEKPKEPKSTLASMGIYIFKWDLLKQYLIEDEKDPNSSNDFGKNIIPNLLNDHKKLMAYPFKGYWKDVGTIESFWDAHMDLLKPDNELNIFDKNWKINTRQGVYPPLYVSDDAIVLSSLVDKGCEIEGEVRNSVIFPGVKIGKNSKVINSVVMQNTIIEENVIINKAIIANDVTVKKNTVIGDDEHIAIIGQGKTVKSEAIK
- the glgD gene encoding glucose-1-phosphate adenylyltransferase subunit GlgD; the encoded protein is MLNNYMAIIFLAESLDNIRSLTKMRPLASLPVGGTYRIIDFSLSNLVNAGIRNVGIFGGNEDLNSLTDHIGRGTEWDLDRKKDGIFIFKQMADSTYSTNIKRVKKNMEYFFRSKQQNVVVMSSHMICNIDIADVVKKHEESGKDVTLVYKTVDNANSRFDNCDSVKLGENGEITGIGQNLFFKKDENISLEIFVLKKELLIKLICDGIQNGAYYTVRDLISRNVGRVSINGYEFKGYLACINSTKEYFDFNMDLLNKEVRDDVFKKDDRNIFTKTKDTPPSMFKKSAQVVNSIIANGCILGGEVKNSILARGAVVEEGAIVEDSIILQDSVVKAGAVLKNIIVDKNNVIKCNEKLIASKNYPLVIEKSVKWDVEHYKDLLDYLKGKE